Proteins found in one Paenibacillus borealis genomic segment:
- a CDS encoding carbohydrate ABC transporter permease yields MNSKRQRKLGSKLLFYIPLALTLVFVLVPFLWAISTSLKREGDVLSGTVRYIPSPATFENFIHVWNDNNFSQYFMNSVFVSVLSVVAITVLSVLNGYAMSRFKFKGKGAFMLVLLATQMMPVILFVIPLFLIFKNLGMINTPYALILFYIVLQVPFNTILMRGFISSTPKEIDEAAMVDGAGRFRIIFAIIMPVVLPGIVATSAFAFIGVWNEFLVAFSFITTPDRFTIPIGLKFMVGEFSVQYASLAAGSIIGLIPPVLLFMFIQRYLVEGLGGAVKG; encoded by the coding sequence ATGAATAGCAAACGGCAACGAAAGCTGGGTTCGAAGCTGCTGTTCTACATACCGCTGGCCCTGACACTGGTGTTCGTGCTGGTTCCGTTCCTGTGGGCCATCTCCACCTCGCTGAAGCGGGAGGGGGACGTACTTAGCGGCACGGTCCGGTACATTCCGAGTCCGGCTACCTTCGAGAATTTCATTCATGTGTGGAACGACAACAATTTCTCGCAATATTTCATGAACAGTGTGTTCGTGTCGGTATTGTCCGTAGTGGCAATTACGGTGCTGTCCGTGCTGAACGGCTACGCCATGAGCCGCTTCAAGTTCAAGGGCAAAGGGGCGTTCATGCTGGTGCTGCTCGCGACCCAGATGATGCCGGTCATTCTGTTCGTCATTCCGCTCTTCCTGATCTTCAAGAATCTCGGGATGATCAACACGCCGTACGCGCTCATCCTGTTCTACATCGTGCTTCAGGTTCCGTTCAACACGATTCTGATGCGCGGCTTCATCTCCTCGACGCCGAAGGAAATTGATGAAGCGGCGATGGTGGACGGAGCCGGACGTTTCCGGATTATCTTCGCGATAATTATGCCGGTCGTGCTGCCGGGAATAGTAGCAACAAGCGCGTTCGCCTTCATCGGAGTGTGGAATGAATTCCTGGTTGCCTTCTCGTTCATTACGACGCCGGACCGGTTCACGATTCCGATCGGCCTCAAATTCATGGTCGGCGAATTCAGCGTCCAGTACGCGTCGCTTGCGGCCGGCAGTATTATCGGGCTGATTCCGCCGGTGCTGCTCTTCATGTTCATTCAGCGTTATCTGGTCGAAGGACTGGGCGGCGCAGTCAAAGGCTAG
- a CDS encoding lmo0937 family membrane protein: MLWGLIGLVVVMWLFGFIFHVMGNLIHLLLIVAAVLFVINLFRGRSRS, translated from the coding sequence ATGTTGTGGGGATTAATCGGACTGGTTGTCGTGATGTGGTTGTTCGGCTTCATCTTTCATGTCATGGGCAATCTAATTCATCTTCTTCTTATTGTCGCTGCGGTCCTCTTTGTGATCAATCTGTTCCGGGGACGTTCCCGGAGTTAG
- a CDS encoding sensor histidine kinase, with the protein MKRYFLDKPIQTKLLITFLPVMILSVIATGSFSYWSASDQLRKNSLYSLADTTYQTALFLDDKFLTIFEQLVNLEDTTSLRNLLSVNDQGDTPQKFNDIIELHNRLESVYHSYNAMVDSIYVAFNNGRTFNLQQEYVPRSVSIDLPAWQERYNDSDKGYYWLNSHQDAIFNTVEDRRVLSSFKMIGTPTSPSSGIVLINLRESYFLEIMQNVQISPNGALALISPDGELFSKSLKADYEVKPGTITELRQLAGGNGSLAVESAAGQKLDIAYQTLPLNGWVLAAIVPEKDILAGASRIQWIVLAVTLVILVLVAAATTLAARNLSNPIRYLSKQVKRFERGDFSVSFQIDQRNEIGVLATGLTRLSDSVEQLLNEVREEQEQKRKAEMRALQAQIQPHFLYNTLGSIKHLIDLEERERASVMVGALTRYFRIGISKGAELITVAEEIEHVRSYLLILNIRYNQDFDYAIEVDEELLTLRIPKLTLQPVVENAVYHGIKNKRGKGMVTITGYADEDGAVLEIYDNGQGISPERLAQLRHSLQADSAGDNALSFGLWNAHRRLVLQYGPAYGLVLDSEEMKFTRVTVRLPRVQKEGDSHD; encoded by the coding sequence ATGAAACGCTATTTTCTGGATAAGCCCATTCAAACCAAATTGCTGATTACCTTTCTGCCGGTCATGATTCTGTCCGTTATTGCAACAGGATCGTTCTCCTACTGGTCCGCCAGTGACCAGCTCCGCAAGAACTCGCTGTATTCGCTGGCCGATACCACCTATCAGACCGCCTTGTTCCTGGACGATAAATTTCTGACGATCTTTGAACAGCTCGTTAATCTAGAGGATACGACATCGCTGCGCAACCTGCTGTCGGTGAATGACCAGGGGGATACCCCGCAGAAATTCAATGACATTATTGAGCTGCATAACCGTCTTGAAAGCGTATACCACTCCTATAATGCCATGGTTGATTCCATCTACGTTGCCTTCAACAACGGCAGGACCTTCAACCTCCAGCAGGAATATGTGCCCCGGAGCGTCTCGATCGATCTTCCGGCATGGCAGGAACGGTACAACGATTCAGATAAAGGCTATTACTGGCTGAACAGCCACCAAGATGCCATCTTCAATACGGTGGAGGACAGGCGGGTGCTCAGCAGCTTCAAAATGATCGGCACGCCGACTTCCCCCTCAAGCGGAATTGTGCTGATCAATTTACGTGAAAGCTACTTCCTGGAAATCATGCAGAATGTACAGATCAGCCCGAACGGCGCGCTGGCACTGATCAGCCCGGACGGCGAGCTATTCTCCAAATCCTTGAAGGCGGACTATGAAGTGAAGCCGGGTACAATTACCGAATTGCGGCAGCTGGCCGGCGGGAACGGCAGTCTTGCGGTGGAAAGCGCGGCAGGCCAGAAGCTGGATATTGCTTATCAGACGCTGCCGCTGAACGGATGGGTGCTGGCTGCTATTGTGCCGGAGAAGGATATTCTCGCGGGTGCATCGCGCATCCAGTGGATCGTTCTGGCGGTCACGCTGGTCATCCTTGTGCTGGTGGCAGCTGCGACGACGCTGGCGGCACGCAATCTGAGCAACCCGATCCGTTACCTGTCCAAGCAGGTGAAACGGTTCGAGCGCGGGGATTTCAGCGTCAGCTTCCAGATTGACCAGCGCAATGAAATCGGCGTCCTGGCCACGGGCCTGACCCGGCTCTCCGATTCGGTCGAGCAGCTGCTGAATGAGGTGCGGGAGGAGCAGGAGCAGAAGCGCAAGGCGGAAATGCGGGCGCTGCAGGCGCAGATTCAGCCGCATTTCCTCTACAATACGCTCGGTTCAATCAAGCATCTGATTGATCTGGAGGAGCGGGAACGGGCCTCCGTGATGGTGGGCGCGCTGACCCGGTATTTCCGCATCGGCATCAGCAAAGGCGCCGAGCTGATTACCGTCGCGGAAGAGATCGAGCATGTGCGCAGTTATCTGCTGATTCTGAACATCCGGTATAATCAGGATTTCGATTATGCCATAGAAGTGGACGAAGAGCTGCTGACGCTGCGCATCCCTAAGCTGACACTGCAGCCGGTCGTGGAGAATGCCGTCTACCACGGCATCAAGAACAAGCGCGGCAAAGGAATGGTAACGATAACAGGTTATGCGGATGAAGACGGCGCAGTGCTGGAGATTTATGATAACGGACAAGGCATTAGCCCTGAGCGGTTGGCGCAGCTGCGCCATTCACTGCAGGCGGACAGCGCAGGCGACAATGCGCTGAGCTTCGGGCTATGGAACGCCCATCGCCGGCTGGTGCTGCAATACGGACCGGCCTATGGCCTTGTCCTTGACAGCGAAGAGATGAAGTTTACCCGGGTCACGGTACGGCTGCCCCGGGTGCAGAAGGAAGGAGATTCCCATGATTAA
- a CDS encoding glycoside hydrolase family 43 protein translates to METINAPWVSDLGNGRYRNPVLYADYSDPDVIRAGDDYYMTASSFNHMPGLPILHSRDLVNWTIVNHALDRLDLPGYDQVQHGKGVWAPSLRHHDGKFWIFFGTPDEGIFMTQAEDPLGKWSSPHLVKAAKGWIDPCPFWDEDGRAYLVHAFAKSRSGLKHILHVCEMSPDGRELLDEGRLIIDGTMDHPTLEGPKMYKRDGWYYILAPAGGVSTGWQAALRSKSIYGPYEDQIVLEQGDTLVNGPHQGGWVETPEGESWFLHFQDKGAYGRIVHLQPVEWIEGWPVMGQAAPGSLTGTPVAQWRKPELPGTMLPAAPQTSDDFTDGRPGLQWQWQANPQDGWLASGHPGPGLRLRCAPLDTQRLYDAPQLLMQKFAAPAFTAQVQITPQFAALSERAGLVVWGHKAVHLSLFSSEAGGLCLGRFESLPAGPEEDAEQECTFTDDCVKLDSDAAYLQLTVSEEAECRLAYSLDGEAYTEMGAAFRLKEGEGAWVGAKFGIFAVSIGSGTLTEENGYAEFGRFGVC, encoded by the coding sequence ATGGAGACAATCAATGCGCCCTGGGTATCCGACCTTGGCAACGGCCGGTACCGCAATCCGGTGCTGTATGCAGATTATTCCGACCCGGATGTGATCCGGGCCGGGGACGATTATTATATGACAGCGTCGAGCTTCAACCACATGCCGGGATTGCCGATCCTGCATTCCCGTGACCTGGTGAACTGGACGATTGTCAATCACGCGCTGGACAGGCTGGACCTGCCGGGATATGACCAGGTTCAGCACGGCAAAGGCGTGTGGGCACCCAGCCTGCGCCATCATGACGGGAAGTTCTGGATTTTCTTCGGGACGCCGGATGAAGGAATCTTCATGACTCAGGCAGAGGACCCGCTCGGGAAGTGGTCTTCGCCCCATCTGGTTAAAGCGGCCAAAGGCTGGATTGACCCTTGTCCCTTCTGGGACGAGGACGGGCGGGCTTATCTAGTCCATGCCTTCGCGAAGAGCCGGAGCGGCCTTAAGCACATTCTGCATGTGTGCGAAATGAGCCCGGACGGCAGGGAGCTGCTGGATGAGGGCCGGCTGATTATTGACGGAACTATGGATCATCCGACACTGGAAGGCCCCAAGATGTACAAGAGGGACGGCTGGTATTACATCCTTGCCCCTGCGGGCGGTGTGTCAACCGGCTGGCAGGCTGCCCTCCGCTCCAAGTCCATCTATGGCCCTTACGAGGACCAGATTGTGCTGGAGCAGGGCGATACCCTGGTGAATGGTCCTCATCAGGGCGGCTGGGTAGAGACGCCGGAAGGAGAAAGCTGGTTCCTGCATTTCCAGGACAAAGGGGCTTACGGTCGGATTGTTCATCTGCAGCCGGTGGAATGGATTGAGGGCTGGCCGGTAATGGGTCAGGCTGCACCCGGCAGTCTGACCGGGACGCCGGTAGCGCAGTGGCGGAAGCCGGAATTGCCCGGGACAATGCTTCCGGCGGCTCCCCAAACCTCCGATGACTTCACGGACGGCCGTCCGGGGCTGCAGTGGCAGTGGCAGGCGAATCCGCAGGACGGCTGGCTTGCCTCCGGCCATCCGGGGCCGGGACTCCGGCTCCGCTGCGCGCCGCTGGATACGCAGCGGTTATACGATGCGCCGCAGCTTCTGATGCAGAAATTCGCTGCACCTGCATTCACGGCGCAGGTACAGATCACACCGCAGTTCGCGGCGTTGTCTGAACGCGCGGGTCTGGTGGTATGGGGGCATAAAGCGGTACATTTAAGCCTGTTCTCCAGTGAGGCTGGCGGCCTATGCTTAGGCCGGTTCGAGAGCCTGCCGGCAGGTCCCGAGGAAGATGCGGAACAGGAGTGTACGTTTACGGATGATTGTGTAAAGCTGGACTCGGACGCTGCATATCTTCAGCTTACAGTCTCGGAAGAAGCGGAATGCCGCCTGGCATACAGTCTTGACGGAGAAGCTTACACGGAGATGGGGGCTGCGTTCCGCTTGAAGGAAGGTGAAGGGGCCTGGGTGGGTGCCAAGTTCGGCATATTCGCGGTATCCATCGGATCCGGCACCTTAACGGAGGAGAACGGGTACGCCGAATTCGGGCGGTTCGGGGTGTGTTAA
- a CDS encoding carbohydrate ABC transporter permease: MELSQSTGGKTMTVKSKASRKKTGDRWFPYLLIAPTVLLIAGLLVFPIFRVFDLSVQSYDFTRLQKAGYIGLENFRNIFTQDDMFYSSLWITVKWVLIEVVLQLVFGLVVALLLNQAFKLRGLVRSLVLVPWAVSGVLTTMLWSLMFNQHIGIINDILMKLGVISEPVAWLANIHTVFGSVIVAELWRGIPFFAITLLAALQTIPHEVYESCEVDGAGSVKKLFFITLPFLKESIVFATLLRAIWEFNSIDMIFTMTNGGPMDMTTTLPIYMMKTSILEGNYGYGSAIGVVTFAFLMIFVVLYLRLNRSGGMQDE; this comes from the coding sequence ATGGAATTATCCCAATCAACCGGCGGCAAGACAATGACCGTCAAATCTAAAGCTTCCCGCAAAAAAACGGGCGACCGCTGGTTCCCTTACCTGCTGATCGCACCGACAGTCCTGCTGATCGCGGGACTTCTCGTCTTCCCGATCTTCAGGGTGTTCGATCTCAGTGTGCAGAGCTATGATTTCACCCGGCTGCAGAAAGCGGGTTACATCGGACTCGAGAACTTCAGGAATATATTCACGCAGGACGATATGTTCTACTCTTCACTGTGGATCACGGTGAAATGGGTGCTGATAGAAGTAGTGCTGCAGCTCGTATTCGGACTCGTGGTTGCGCTGCTGCTGAACCAGGCGTTCAAGCTGCGCGGTCTGGTCCGTTCCCTGGTGCTTGTTCCCTGGGCGGTGTCCGGTGTACTGACCACCATGCTGTGGTCGCTGATGTTCAACCAGCACATAGGGATCATTAACGATATCCTGATGAAGCTGGGCGTGATCTCTGAGCCAGTCGCCTGGCTGGCCAATATCCATACCGTCTTTGGTTCCGTGATTGTCGCCGAGCTGTGGCGCGGGATTCCGTTCTTCGCGATCACGCTGCTGGCGGCACTGCAGACCATTCCGCATGAGGTCTATGAATCCTGTGAGGTGGACGGTGCGGGGAGCGTCAAGAAGCTCTTTTTCATCACGCTGCCTTTCCTGAAAGAAAGTATTGTATTCGCTACGCTGCTGCGTGCCATCTGGGAGTTCAACTCCATTGATATGATCTTTACGATGACGAACGGCGGACCGATGGATATGACGACCACGCTGCCGATCTATATGATGAAGACTTCCATCCTTGAAGGGAACTACGGTTACGGTTCGGCAATTGGCGTGGTCACGTTCGCGTTCCTGATGATCTTCGTTGTCCTCTACCTCAGACTGAACCGGTCAGGAGGGATGCAGGATGAATAG
- a CDS encoding ABC transporter substrate-binding protein, with translation MMGKHKAKRTALVSAALLLLLAGCGGNNGGNTGGNSAAAADNGAGKAASGEKAKISFWAAAVTTERNAFFEEIVKQFEQENPDIDVDYLGVPGDLAAYEQKVNVAISADQAPDVMNDFKSDLLARGVLEPLDTYYEQWADKDLINPELIASNRKLDTAEGKLYALPYSSQTWNLWVRPDWFKEAGLALPDTWDQFFDAVAKLTDKSKDRYGLSIRGGAGSANTLEMLMYAYSGITDYFTADGKATINDPLNVEFVEKYLGSYNIYTPEDDLNKGWSELAATFQSGKAGIVVHNLGSASSHEKAFGGDYTKFEAVPFPKSVKGYREHPGLMPLGLTMSKSAKNKDAVWKFMTFYLSHDINSKYGKLYGEIPANTEAAGDEWVQSVPYMKSASDLLNSQETKFSDVPYYLAGYSNVQKSVEPLIQKVMAKQLTAQEMLDQWASLLEQEKAAQ, from the coding sequence ATGATGGGGAAACACAAAGCGAAACGCACGGCACTGGTATCGGCAGCATTGCTGCTGCTGCTGGCCGGCTGCGGCGGAAATAATGGCGGAAATACCGGGGGAAACAGCGCGGCAGCGGCGGATAACGGGGCAGGTAAAGCGGCAAGCGGAGAGAAAGCCAAAATCAGCTTCTGGGCTGCAGCTGTAACCACAGAACGCAATGCCTTCTTCGAAGAGATCGTGAAGCAGTTCGAACAGGAGAATCCGGATATCGACGTGGATTATCTGGGTGTACCGGGAGACCTCGCGGCTTATGAGCAAAAGGTTAACGTGGCCATCTCTGCCGATCAGGCGCCGGATGTGATGAATGACTTCAAATCCGATCTGCTGGCCCGGGGTGTGCTGGAGCCGCTGGACACCTATTATGAGCAGTGGGCGGACAAGGACCTGATCAACCCGGAACTGATTGCAAGTAACCGCAAGCTGGATACTGCAGAAGGTAAATTGTATGCGCTACCATACAGCTCGCAGACCTGGAATCTGTGGGTTCGTCCAGACTGGTTCAAGGAAGCCGGACTGGCACTGCCGGATACCTGGGATCAATTCTTCGATGCTGTTGCCAAGCTGACGGATAAATCGAAAGACCGTTACGGGCTCAGTATCCGCGGGGGCGCCGGCAGTGCCAATACACTCGAAATGCTGATGTATGCTTACTCCGGCATTACCGATTATTTCACGGCGGACGGCAAAGCAACAATCAATGATCCGCTTAATGTTGAATTTGTAGAGAAATATCTGGGTTCTTACAATATCTATACGCCGGAAGATGACCTTAACAAAGGCTGGAGTGAACTCGCTGCAACCTTCCAGTCGGGCAAAGCCGGAATCGTCGTACACAACCTGGGTTCGGCCAGTTCCCATGAGAAAGCCTTCGGCGGTGACTATACGAAGTTCGAAGCTGTACCTTTTCCAAAGAGTGTAAAAGGCTACCGCGAGCACCCCGGCCTGATGCCGCTGGGGCTGACGATGAGCAAATCGGCGAAGAACAAGGATGCGGTCTGGAAATTCATGACCTTCTACCTGTCGCATGATATCAACAGCAAATACGGCAAGCTCTATGGCGAAATTCCGGCCAATACAGAAGCTGCCGGCGACGAGTGGGTGCAGAGCGTGCCTTATATGAAATCAGCCTCCGATCTGCTGAACAGCCAGGAGACGAAGTTCTCCGATGTGCCGTACTATCTTGCGGGTTATTCCAATGTGCAGAAATCGGTAGAACCGCTGATTCAGAAGGTAATGGCTAAACAGCTGACCGCGCAGGAAATGCTGGATCAATGGGCATCGCTGCTGGAACAGGAGAAGGCGGCACAATAA
- a CDS encoding response regulator, which translates to MIKLLIVDDDMWIREGLRRNIRWEQAGIEVAGTAADGEEALKLMEELRPDLVLTDIQMPFLDGLQLAERINGEYPGTKVVFLTGYDDFSYAKQALRLQAADYILKYEDNEVILNAVASAASTLLADKRGAEQARKSQALIQNKFFAELFEGCANPEWARKELDNLGIAAPEACFQVAVIQPEDNRRFARAGEGDNAELLLFSIHNICSELESGEFPYRYPAVYNNRVNLLFNLPAPEDREGAAEQLAEHLGEIRRTLETCLKLQISVGLGSCREGIGRIAISYGEALNAAQLKPVIGEAGVFVSGEIRHSQNSHHTLLKEMEQYMRQHFHEEELNLTAIAGHVHISSAYASTLFKKYKGMNLSEYLIQLRIDKAAELLSTTDAKSYEVSEQVGYRNPQYFSVLFKKHYGKSPSEYRRDRQHS; encoded by the coding sequence ATGATTAAACTGCTTATAGTAGATGACGATATGTGGATCCGGGAAGGCCTGCGGCGCAATATCCGCTGGGAGCAGGCCGGCATTGAGGTAGCCGGCACAGCCGCTGACGGGGAAGAAGCGCTGAAGCTGATGGAGGAGCTGCGGCCGGATCTGGTGCTGACCGATATCCAGATGCCTTTTCTGGACGGACTGCAGCTGGCTGAACGTATTAACGGGGAATACCCGGGAACCAAGGTCGTCTTCCTGACGGGCTATGATGACTTCTCGTATGCCAAGCAGGCGCTGCGGCTGCAGGCGGCCGATTATATTCTGAAATATGAGGATAATGAAGTGATTCTAAATGCGGTTGCTTCTGCCGCAAGCACTCTGCTGGCCGACAAGAGGGGGGCCGAGCAAGCCCGGAAGAGCCAGGCCCTGATCCAGAACAAGTTCTTCGCAGAGCTGTTCGAGGGCTGCGCCAACCCGGAGTGGGCGCGGAAGGAACTGGACAATCTCGGCATAGCTGCACCGGAAGCCTGCTTCCAGGTAGCGGTGATTCAGCCGGAGGACAACCGCCGCTTTGCCCGCGCGGGGGAAGGGGACAATGCGGAGCTGCTGCTCTTCTCCATTCATAATATCTGCTCGGAGCTTGAGTCCGGGGAATTTCCCTACCGGTATCCGGCGGTCTATAACAACCGGGTCAACCTGCTCTTTAACCTGCCTGCCCCGGAAGACCGGGAAGGTGCGGCGGAGCAGCTGGCTGAGCATCTGGGGGAAATCCGCCGGACGCTGGAGACCTGCCTGAAGCTTCAGATCAGCGTCGGTCTGGGCAGCTGCCGGGAAGGGATCGGGCGCATCGCAATTTCTTACGGCGAGGCACTGAACGCTGCCCAGCTGAAGCCGGTCATCGGTGAAGCCGGTGTATTCGTCAGCGGAGAAATCCGCCATTCGCAGAATTCACATCATACGCTGCTGAAGGAGATGGAGCAGTATATGCGGCAGCATTTTCATGAGGAGGAGCTGAACCTGACCGCCATCGCGGGCCATGTGCATATTTCATCCGCGTATGCCAGCACGCTCTTCAAGAAATATAAAGGCATGAACTTAAGCGAGTATCTCATTCAGCTGCGCATAGACAAGGCAGCGGAGCTGCTGTCTACCACGGATGCGAAATCGTATGAGGTATCGGAGCAGGTAGGCTACCGCAACCCTCAGTACTTCAGTGTGCTGTTTAAGAAGCATTACGGCAAATCGCCTTCCGAGTACCGCAGGGACCGGCAGCATTCTTAG